A single region of the Neomonachus schauinslandi chromosome 3, ASM220157v2, whole genome shotgun sequence genome encodes:
- the IRS2 gene encoding LOW QUALITY PROTEIN: insulin receptor substrate 2 (The sequence of the model RefSeq protein was modified relative to this genomic sequence to represent the inferred CDS: inserted 2 bases in 1 codon), whose product MASPPLHGPPGPAGGDGPNLNNNNNNNHSVRKCGYLRKQKHGHKRFFVLRGPGDEATATAGGGPAPQPPRLEYYESEKKWRSKAGAPKRVIALDCCLNINKRADAKHKYLIALYTKDEYFAVAAENEQEQEGWYRALTDLVSEGRAGDAPPAAATAASCSASLPGALGGSAGAAAADDSYGLVAPATAAYREVWQVNLKPKGLGQSKNLTGVYRLCLSARTIGFVKLNCEQPSVTLQLMNIRRCGHSDSFFFIEVGRSAVTGPGELWMQADDSVVAQNIHETILEAMKALKELFEFRPRSKSQSSGSSSTHPISVPGARRHHHLVNLPPSQTGLVRRSRTDSLAATPPAAKCSSCRVRTASEGDGGAAAGAGAGAAGGRPVSVAGSPLSPGPVRAPLSRSHTLSGGCGARASKVALAPAGGALQHSRSMSMPVAHSPPAATSPSSLSSSSGHGSGSYPPPPGPHPHLQHPLHQPASQRPSSGSASASGSPSDPGFMSLDEYGSSPGDLRAFCSHRSNTPESIAETPPARDGSGGELYGYMTMDRPLSHCGRPYRRVSGDGAQDLDRGLRKRTYSLTTPARQRPVPQPSSASLDEYTLMRATFSGSSGRLCPSCPVSSPKVAYHPYPEDYGDIEIGSHRSSSSNLGADDGYMPMTPGVALLGGGSGSCKSDDYMPMSPTSVSAPKQILQPRAAAAALPPAGAAVPAPTPTASRAFPANGGGYKTSSPAESSPEDSGYMRMWCGSKLSVENADAKLLPNGDYLNMSPSDAGTSGTPPDFFSAALHGSGEMLRGVPGYCYSSLPRSYKAPYTCNGDNDQYVLMSSPVGRILEEERLEPPAGPGSAPSTGALAAAGGHTQPPHPVVPSPSRPSGSLGGRPDGFLNQRCRLVRPTRLSLEGLQTLPSMHEYPLPPEPKSPGEYINIDFGEAAARLSPPAPPLLASAASSSSLLSASSPASSLGSGTPGTSSDSRQRSPLSDYMNLDFSSPKSPKPGPQSGDPVGSLDALLSPEASSPYPPLPPRPPAPTSSLQPQPPPPPPPGELYRLPQASTSQGPSAACSSSPETGDNGDYTEMAFGVAATPPQPIAAPPKPEGARVTSPTSGLKRLSLMDQVSGVEAFLQASQPPDPHRGAKVIRADPQGGRRRHSSETFSSTTTVTPVSPSFAHNPKRHNSASVENVCLRKSSEGGGSGVLGGADERPTSPRQLQPPPPQQARPRVPSQPGGLVGCPGGSGSPMRRETSAGFQNGLNYIAIDVRDEPGLSPTPQQHPHLQPGDKSAWGRTRSLGGLISAVGXGSSGGGVCGGPGPGALPSANSYASIDFLSHHLKEATIVKE is encoded by the exons ATGGCGAGCCCGCCGCTGCATGGGCCCCCCGGGCCGGCGGGCGGCGACGGCCCCaacctcaacaacaacaacaacaacaaccacagcGTGCGCAAGTGCGGCTACCTGCGCAAGCAGAAGCACGGCCACAAGCGCTTCTTCGTGCTGCGCGGGCCCGGCGACGAGGCGACGGCGACAGCGGGTGGGGGGCCGGCGCCGCAGCCGCCGCGGCTCGAGTACTACGAGAGCGAGAAGAAGTGGCGGAGCAAGGCGGGCGCCCCGAAGCGGGTCATCGCGCTCGACTGCTGCCTGAACATCAACAAGCGCGCCGACGCCAAGCACAAGTACCTGATCGCGCTCTACACCAAGGACGAGTACTTCGCGGTGGCGGCCGAGAacgagcaggagcaggagggctgGTACCGCGCGCTCACCGACCTGGTCAGCGAGGGCCGCGCCGGCGAcgcgccccccgccgccgccaccgccgcgtCCTGCAGCGCCTCCCTGCCCGGCGCCCTGGGCGGCTCGGCCGGCGCCGCCGCGGCCGATGACAGCTACGGGCTGGTGGCGCCCGCCACGGCCGCCTACCGCGAGGTGTGGCAGGTGAACCTGAAGCCCAAGGGCCTGGGCCAGAGCAAGAACCTGACGGGCGTGTACCGCCTGTGCCTGTCGGCGCGCACCATCGGCTTCGTGAAGCTCAACTGTGAGCAGCCGTCGGTGACGCTGCAGCTCATGAACATCCGCCGCTGCGGCCACTCGGACAGCTTCTTCTTCATTGAGGTGGGCCGGTCGGCCGTCACGGGCCCAGGTGAGCTGTGGATGCAGGCCGACGACTCGGTGGTGGCGCAGAACATCCACGAGACCATCCTGGAGGCCATGAAGGCTCTCAAGGAGCTCTTCGAGTTCCGGCCGCGCAGTAAGAGCCAGTCGTCGGGCTCGTCCTCCACACACCCCATCAGCGTCCCTGGCGCGCGCCGCCACCACCACCTGGTCAACCTGCCCCCCAGCCAGACGGGCCTGGTGCGCCGCTCGCGCACCGACAGCCTGGCCGCCACTCCGCCGGCCGCGAAGTGCAGCTCCTGTCGGGTGCGCACGGCCAGCGAGGGCGACGGCGgcgcggcggcgggggcgggggcgggggcggcgggcggcAGGCCGGTGTCAGTGGCCGGGAGTCCCCTGAGCCCCGGGCCGGTGCGCGCGCCCCTGAGCCGCTCACACACCCTGAGCGGCGGCTGCGGCGCCCGTGCGAGCAAGGTGGCGCTGGCGCCGGCAGGGGGCGCCCTGCAACACAGCCGCTCCATGTCCATGCCGGTGGCGCACTCGCCCCCGGCCGCCACCAGCCCCAGCAGCCTGTCGTCCAGCAGCGGGCACGGCTCCGGCTCCTACCCGCCGCCTCCAGGCCCGCATCCGCACCTGCAGCACCCCCTGCACCAGCCCGCGAGCCAGCGGCCCTCCAGCGGCAGCGCCTCGGCCTCGGGCTCCCCCAGCGATCCTGGCTTCATGTCTCTGGATGAGTACGGCTCCAGCCCTGGGGACCTGAGAGCCTTCTGCAGCCACCGGAGCAACACGCCCGAGTCCATCGCTGAGACACCCCCGGCCAGGGACGGCAGCGGGGGCGAGCTGTACGGGTACATGACTATGGACAGGCCCCTGAGCCACTGTGGCCGCCCCTACCGCAGGGTCTCGGGGGATGGAGCCCAGGACTTGGACCGAGGGCTGAGGAAGAGGACTTACTCCCTGACCACACCTGCCCGGCAGCGGCCGGTGCCCCAGCCCTCCTCTGCGTCCCTGGATGAATACACCCTGATGCGGGCCACCTTCTCTGGCAGCTCCGGCCGCCTCTGCCCGTCTTGTCCCGTGTCGTCTCCCAAAGTGGCCTACCACCCCTATCCCGAGGACTACGGCGACATCGAGATCGGGTCCCATAGGAGCTCTAGCAGTAACCTGGGTGCCGACGATGGCTACATGCCCATGACCCCTGGCGTGGCTCTCCTGGGTGGTGGCAGCGGCAGCTGTAAGAGTGATGACTACATGCCCATGAGCCCCACTAGCGTGTCCGCCCCGAAGCAGATCCTGCAGCCTCGCGCCGCCGCCGCGGCCCTGCCCCCCGCGGGAGCCGCAGTGCCGGCGCCCACCCCTACGGCCAGCAGGGCCTTTCCAGCCAACGGGGGCGGCTACAAGACGAGCTCCCCAGCCGAGAGCTCCCCCGAGGACAGTGGGTACATGCGCATGTGGTGTGGCTCCAAGCTGTCCGTGGAGAATGCCGACGCCAAGCTGCTACCCAACGGGGACTACCTCAACATGTCCCCCAGCGACGCGGGTACCTCGGGGACCCCTCCCGACTTCTTCTCGGCTGCCTTGCATGGCAGCGGGGAGATGCTCAGGGGAGTCCCTGGCTATTGCTATAGCTCCCTGCCCCGCTCCTACAAGGCTCCCTACACGTGCAACGGGGACAACGACCAGTACGTGCTCATGAGCTCCCCCGTGGGGCGCATCCTGGAGGAAGAGAGGCTGGAACCGCCGGCCGGCCCGGGGAGCGCGCCGTCCACAGGCGCTCTCGCGGCGGCGGGCGGCCACACCCAGCCTCCTCACCCAGTAGTGCCTTCGCCCAGCAGGCCGAGTGGCAGCCTTGGTGGCCGCCCCGACGGCTTCCTGAACCAGCGCTGCCGGTTAGTGCGGCCCACACGCCTGTCCCTGGAGGGGCTTCAGACCCTGCCCAGCATGCACGAGTATCCTCTGCCGCCCGAGCCCAAGAGCCCCGGCGAGTACATCAACATTGACTTCGGCGAGGCCGCGGCTCGCCTGTCTCCGCCCGCGCCTCCGCTGCTGGCTTCGGCGGCCTCCTCGTCCTCGCTGCTGTCGGCCAGCAGCCCGGCCTCATCCCTAGGCTCGGGCACCCCAGGCACGAGCAGCGACAGCAGGCAGCGCTCCCCACTCTCCGACTACATGAACCTCGACTTCAGCTCGCCCAAGTCACCCAAGCCGGGCCCCCAGAGCGGGGACCCCGTGGGCTCCCTGGATGCCCTCCTGTCCCCCGAGGCCTCGTCCCCCTACCCGCCGCTGCCCCCGCGccctcccgcccccacctcctccctgcagccGCAGCCTCCTCCGCCGCCCCCGCCAGGGGAGCTGTACCGCCTGCCCCAGGCGTCcacttcccagggccccagcgcTGCCTGCTCTTCGTCCCCGGAGACTGGGGACAATGGGGACTACACCGAGATGGCCTTTGGCGTAGCTGCCACCCCGCCACAACCCATCGCGGCCCCCCCGAAGCCGGAAGGTGCCCGCGTGACCAGCCCCACGTCCGGCCTGAAGAGGCTGAGTCTCATGGATCAGGTGTCGGGAGTGGAGGCCTTCCTGCAGGCGAGCCAGCCCCCAGACCCGCACCGGGGAGCCAAGGTCATCCGCGCAGACCCACAGGGGGGCCGCCGCCGCCACAGCTCCGAGACCTTCTCCTCGACCACCACTGTGACTCCCGTGTCCCCCTCCTTCGCCCATAACCCTAAGCGCCACAACTCGGCCTCTGTGGAAAACGTCTGTCTCAGGAAAAGCAGCGAAGGGGGCGGCAGCGGCGTCCTGGGTGGGGCAGACGAGcgccccacctccccccgccAGTTGCAGCCACCGCCCCCCCAGCAGGCGCGCCCAAGGGTGCCGAGTCAGCCTGGGGGCTTGGTTGGCTGCCCGGGGGGCAGTGGCTCTCCAATGCGCAGGGAGACCTCTGCCGGCTTCCAGAACGGCCTCAATTACATCGCCATCGACGTGAGGGACGAGCCTGGGCTGTCGCCCACCCCGCAGCAGCATCCGCATCTACAGCCCGGAGACAAGAGCGCCTGGGGCCGCACCCGCAGCCTCGGGGGTCTCATCAGCGCTGTGGG GGGCAGCAGCGGcggtggggtgtgtggggggccGGGCCCTGGCGCCCTCCCCTCCGCCAACAGCTATGCCAGCATTGACTTCTTGTCCCATCACCTGAAGGAGGCCACCATTGTGAAAG